One segment of Desulfosudis oleivorans Hxd3 DNA contains the following:
- a CDS encoding sensor histidine kinase, translating into MNTQSLRTIIAINLAVLILIATVLFDVVALSTDRQRFISTKIAEHRLLSLAVAHQLTAKDAAAPFFPPDTEPALGALFQAAEVKAVVVLNPSGGFAHITGMTAPEQVPLVELADRAMQEKKQVTGLYGKTWGVFLPRPRSLLIAGPLMTGTDTVMGSLGTVTDLNDLYAAQRKDQALLFGYALFNLILLTLLGTYIIGRFSVSPINRLVRRAEEYRDVEDLGFFYDRGKNEFRQLSGALNRMLKRIGDDKHRLESSLAGLEKANLEIQNRQNELIRAEKLASVGRLAAGIAHEIGNPVGIVLGYLEMLNDPALSPADRQDYLKRCEAEINRINTTIRELLDFSRPAGEKPCPVALSRVIEETLRMLNVQPGMKDITFSCDFAAANDTVMAPPDRLRQVFVNLVINAADALASVSDQQEGRITITTKNHCPDAGNGPEMVEASVIDNGPGIAAPDLDLVFDPFYTTKEPGKGTGLGLSVCFMIIESLGGTIRIDSNRGQGTVLRIELPAAQKKGSGHETG; encoded by the coding sequence GTGAACACACAGAGCCTTCGCACCATAATCGCCATCAACCTGGCGGTGCTGATTCTTATCGCCACCGTGCTGTTTGACGTGGTGGCGCTCTCCACTGACCGGCAGCGGTTTATCAGCACAAAAATCGCCGAGCACCGGCTTCTCTCCCTGGCCGTGGCCCACCAACTGACGGCAAAGGATGCGGCCGCGCCCTTTTTCCCGCCGGACACAGAGCCGGCCCTTGGCGCCCTGTTTCAAGCAGCCGAAGTAAAGGCCGTGGTGGTGTTAAACCCATCCGGCGGGTTTGCCCATATCACCGGCATGACCGCCCCTGAACAGGTTCCCCTGGTTGAGCTGGCGGACCGCGCTATGCAGGAAAAAAAACAGGTCACAGGGCTTTACGGCAAAACATGGGGCGTGTTCCTGCCCCGCCCCCGGTCCCTTTTAATCGCCGGACCGCTGATGACCGGAACAGACACGGTCATGGGCAGCCTGGGCACGGTGACTGACTTAAACGATCTTTACGCGGCCCAGCGGAAAGACCAGGCCCTGCTCTTCGGATACGCGCTTTTCAACCTGATCCTGCTTACCCTGCTGGGCACCTACATCATCGGCCGGTTCTCGGTCAGCCCCATCAATCGCCTGGTGCGGCGGGCCGAAGAGTACCGGGATGTGGAGGACCTGGGGTTTTTCTACGACCGGGGGAAAAACGAGTTCCGCCAGCTTTCCGGCGCCCTGAACCGCATGCTCAAGCGCATCGGCGACGACAAGCACCGCCTTGAATCCTCACTGGCCGGCCTGGAAAAGGCCAACCTTGAAATTCAGAACCGGCAGAACGAGCTGATCCGCGCGGAAAAGCTGGCCTCCGTGGGGCGGCTGGCCGCGGGCATTGCCCACGAAATCGGCAACCCCGTGGGCATCGTGCTGGGCTACCTGGAGATGCTCAACGACCCGGCCCTTTCCCCGGCGGATCGGCAGGACTACCTGAAACGGTGCGAGGCGGAAATAAACCGGATCAACACCACCATTCGGGAACTGCTCGACTTTTCCCGGCCCGCCGGAGAAAAGCCCTGCCCGGTGGCCCTTTCCCGTGTCATTGAGGAAACGCTCCGCATGCTGAATGTGCAGCCCGGAATGAAGGACATCACCTTTTCATGCGATTTTGCCGCGGCCAACGACACGGTGATGGCTCCGCCGGACCGGCTGCGCCAGGTATTTGTCAACCTGGTCATCAACGCGGCCGACGCTCTGGCCTCTGTTTCCGACCAGCAAGAGGGCCGCATCACCATCACCACAAAAAACCATTGTCCCGACGCCGGCAACGGACCGGAGATGGTCGAAGCGTCAGTGATCGACAACGGTCCGGGCATTGCGGCGCCGGACCTTGATCTTGTCTTTGATCCGTTTTATACCACCAAGGAGCCGGGCAAAGGCACGGGGCTGGGCCTTTCCGTCTGTTTCATGATCATCGAAAGCCTGGGCGGTACCATTCGCATCGACAGCAACCGGGGCCAGGGAACCGTTCTAAGAATTGAACTGCCGGCCGCGCAAAAAAAAGGATCAGGCCATGAAACCGGTTGA
- a CDS encoding aldehyde ferredoxin oxidoreductase family protein, with amino-acid sequence MKKEMTGTSNRILEIDLSSGKSTVFKVPESLRTLYLGGKGLGLKLIFDRMNLNADPLGPENILAFMPGVLMGTGAPCTGRFAAVTKSPQTGIMATASCGGAFGMQLKTAGWDGLLVTGTAQAPVYLMITADGAEIRDAGDLWGLETTACQQRLAADKNTGVLAIGPAGENRVRFANIASGHRFLGRGGMGAVMGAKNLKAVVAKGGDFKILPVDPALFEKTKQKAARYIKGNAMTSATYTTFGTRANVTPSNRANILPINNFFDGQDDRAVNLSGEVINKAHHTSHSTCKPCSILCGQKGEFGGEVLPVPEFETVGLLGSNIGIFDTNRIAEFNRVCGEMGMDTISAGGTLAWVMEAAEKGMVESPLRFGAAEGVSQALLDIAHCRGFGAEMAEGVRVLSEKYGGKEFAMHVKGMEMAAYDPRGSVGQGLAYAVANRGACHLSAYMIAQEIYFKLLDPYRTRAKPEFVKFFESITCCVNSLHTCQFTMFAYLLEPPSAKYSPDLVLGFFMQNVPEIAIRLIDFSVYTRLWSAVTGIPMSNGAFLAAGDRIHVLERYMNTRMGISRKDDTLPGRLLMEGRASDPRKRVVPLDKMLSKYYKLRGFDDNGIPTEKTLKRLGIAA; translated from the coding sequence ATGAAAAAAGAGATGACAGGCACCTCCAACCGTATCCTGGAGATTGACCTTTCCAGCGGCAAAAGTACTGTTTTCAAGGTTCCGGAATCGCTCCGCACCCTGTACCTGGGCGGCAAGGGGCTGGGGTTGAAACTGATTTTTGACCGTATGAACCTGAACGCCGACCCGCTGGGCCCGGAAAACATACTTGCTTTCATGCCCGGGGTGCTTATGGGTACCGGCGCGCCGTGCACCGGACGTTTTGCCGCTGTGACCAAGTCACCCCAGACCGGCATCATGGCGACCGCCTCCTGCGGCGGGGCTTTCGGCATGCAGTTGAAAACCGCCGGGTGGGACGGCCTGCTGGTCACCGGAACGGCCCAGGCCCCGGTTTACCTGATGATTACGGCCGACGGGGCCGAGATTCGGGATGCAGGGGACCTGTGGGGGCTGGAGACCACGGCCTGCCAGCAGCGCCTTGCCGCAGACAAAAACACCGGCGTGCTGGCCATCGGCCCGGCCGGGGAAAACCGGGTGCGGTTTGCCAACATCGCGTCGGGCCACCGGTTCCTGGGCCGGGGCGGTATGGGCGCCGTGATGGGCGCAAAAAACCTCAAGGCCGTGGTGGCAAAGGGGGGCGACTTTAAAATTCTACCGGTCGATCCGGCACTGTTTGAAAAGACGAAACAGAAAGCGGCCCGATACATCAAAGGCAACGCCATGACCTCGGCCACCTACACCACCTTCGGCACCCGGGCCAACGTGACGCCCAGCAACAGGGCCAATATCCTGCCCATCAACAACTTTTTCGACGGCCAGGACGACCGGGCCGTCAATCTTTCCGGAGAGGTGATCAACAAGGCCCATCACACCTCCCACAGCACCTGCAAGCCCTGTTCCATTCTGTGCGGCCAGAAAGGGGAGTTCGGCGGAGAGGTACTGCCGGTACCGGAGTTTGAGACCGTGGGCCTGCTGGGCTCCAACATCGGCATTTTTGACACCAACCGCATTGCCGAGTTCAACCGTGTCTGCGGAGAGATGGGCATGGACACCATTTCCGCCGGCGGCACGCTTGCATGGGTGATGGAGGCCGCGGAAAAAGGCATGGTGGAAAGCCCCCTGCGGTTTGGCGCGGCCGAAGGCGTGTCCCAGGCCCTGCTGGATATCGCCCACTGCCGGGGGTTCGGCGCCGAGATGGCGGAAGGCGTACGGGTTTTGTCTGAAAAATACGGGGGAAAAGAGTTTGCCATGCATGTCAAGGGCATGGAGATGGCCGCCTATGACCCCAGGGGATCGGTGGGCCAGGGCCTGGCCTATGCCGTGGCCAATCGTGGCGCCTGTCACCTGTCGGCTTACATGATCGCCCAGGAGATCTATTTCAAGCTGCTCGACCCTTACCGGACCCGGGCCAAACCCGAGTTCGTCAAATTTTTCGAAAGCATCACCTGCTGCGTCAATTCGCTGCACACCTGCCAGTTCACCATGTTCGCCTACCTGCTGGAACCGCCGTCGGCAAAGTATTCGCCGGATCTGGTGCTGGGCTTCTTCATGCAGAACGTTCCGGAGATCGCCATTCGGCTGATTGATTTTTCCGTCTACACCCGCCTGTGGAGCGCGGTCACCGGCATTCCCATGTCCAACGGCGCGTTTTTAGCGGCCGGAGACCGGATTCATGTGCTGGAGCGCTACATGAACACCCGAATGGGCATCTCCCGCAAGGACGACACCCTGCCCGGCCGCCTGCTCATGGAGGGCCGGGCTTCGGATCCCCGCAAGCGGGTGGTGCCCCTTGATAAAATGCTGAGCAAGTATTATAAGCTCCGTGGGTTTGACGACAATGGCATTCCCACTGAAAAGACATTAAAGCGTCTCGGCATTGCCGCATGA
- a CDS encoding TetR/AcrR family transcriptional regulator — protein MPEEASFKNLREGERETRKEIILNAAVKLFNAHVFHEVGMRDIAAEAGISPATIYRYFPSRDDILVEALLQDINRIEKRLDTLLGGKRIGMEDLAIEVVDYFLANEPTFHMMCHFLTSGIVDAEALKKFKLIQEYFLNMFNMKLKQIKGKSHDVFYTHAFFASVTGVVLTFLHYPGLNKQKKKEYMHRLALAIIKEGVELSV, from the coding sequence ATGCCTGAAGAAGCATCATTTAAAAACCTGCGGGAAGGTGAGCGCGAAACGCGCAAGGAGATCATTCTCAATGCCGCGGTAAAGCTCTTTAACGCCCACGTGTTTCACGAGGTCGGCATGCGGGATATCGCCGCCGAGGCAGGCATATCACCGGCCACCATTTACCGTTATTTTCCCAGCCGGGATGATATCCTGGTGGAGGCCCTTCTGCAGGACATCAACCGGATAGAAAAGCGGCTGGACACCCTGCTGGGCGGCAAACGCATCGGCATGGAGGATCTGGCCATTGAAGTGGTGGATTATTTTCTGGCCAATGAACCCACCTTTCACATGATGTGCCATTTTCTTACCAGCGGTATCGTGGATGCGGAGGCGTTAAAGAAGTTCAAGCTGATCCAGGAGTACTTTCTCAACATGTTCAACATGAAGCTCAAGCAGATCAAGGGCAAGAGCCATGATGTCTTTTACACTCACGCGTTTTTCGCGTCGGTCACCGGCGTGGTGCTGACTTTTCTCCATTATCCCGGCTTGAACAAGCAGAAAAAGAAAGAGTACATGCACCGGCTGGCCCTTGCCATCATCAAGGAGGGCGTCGAGCTGTCGGTATAG
- a CDS encoding efflux RND transporter permease subunit, translated as MAGVKDQIERGFEQLARTLYTHRLKVLVFFCVLLGAFFYKIPSITVDTSAEALLDEHDKSRIEYDRFRDQFGQDRFVVITITSDHIFTQSFFERLHTFQAALEERVPYVKEVTSLINARHTWGDSDELIVEDLLEGWPDRTVDFEVLRNQVMANPAYLHQFISTDGRTTSVIIEPDVYHTEQMDVLEAFDSFDEEIFVGEEETQQKRYLSDMENEVLVEAVREVVAAYHAPDFSLALAGGPVVLEVFNDYTMLDLKKCFLLSFVVILVFLWLLFRRVSGVVLPSIVVQGATFSTLGLLGWFGVPIKMTTTVLPAFLLCVGVADSVHILALFYKEVDRGESRKDAIGHAVGHSGLAVVLTSLTTAAALLSFSFAELTALGDLGLFAAAGVLLALFYTLFMLPALVAVVPVRPRSAGRQKQGRSLVMDRVLLRTANISIRHPLKIIGISLVLFAVSFYYMFDLRYSDYVVGFFPESMAVRKDIATIDKQLNGSLQLEVIIDTGRENGVYEPRFLNRIDNATHYLSQHETPEIVVGKIYSLNDLLKEIHQALNENRPEFYAISQDYNTIAQELLLFENAGSDDLEPIVDSLFSKTRVSIKTNWVDSVVLNDFMQETKHYFTTLFGDSARITITGMSALMARTISAALNSMVKSYALAFGVIAIMMMLLVWDIKTGLFSMIPNIFPIFLSLGIMGFFDVPLDMTSLMIASIAMGLVVDDTVHFVYNFRKYYLRTGDAHEAVRATFMGVGRALLITSVVLAFGFFVLMAATLNHIVRFGFFTGLTILFALLADFLLAPALMIVITGSHKRSSSAAAMDSR; from the coding sequence ATGGCCGGGGTAAAAGACCAGATTGAGCGCGGATTTGAGCAGCTGGCCCGCACACTTTATACCCATCGCCTGAAGGTGCTGGTTTTTTTCTGCGTGCTGCTGGGGGCGTTTTTCTACAAGATTCCCTCTATTACCGTGGACACCTCGGCCGAGGCCCTGCTGGACGAGCATGACAAAAGCCGCATCGAATACGACCGGTTCCGGGACCAGTTCGGCCAGGACCGGTTTGTCGTGATTACCATCACTTCCGACCATATCTTTACACAATCCTTTTTTGAAAGGCTTCACACGTTCCAGGCCGCGCTGGAGGAGCGGGTCCCTTACGTCAAGGAGGTGACGAGCCTGATCAACGCCCGGCATACATGGGGCGACAGCGACGAGCTTATCGTGGAGGATCTGCTGGAAGGGTGGCCGGACCGGACCGTGGATTTTGAGGTACTGAGAAACCAGGTGATGGCCAACCCGGCCTACCTGCACCAGTTTATCTCCACTGACGGCCGCACCACCTCGGTCATCATTGAACCGGATGTTTATCATACGGAACAGATGGATGTGCTGGAGGCGTTTGACAGTTTTGACGAGGAGATATTTGTCGGGGAAGAGGAGACGCAGCAGAAACGGTACCTGTCCGACATGGAGAACGAGGTCCTTGTGGAAGCGGTCCGGGAGGTTGTGGCCGCCTACCATGCCCCCGATTTTTCTCTGGCCCTGGCCGGCGGCCCGGTGGTGCTGGAGGTCTTTAACGACTATACCATGCTGGACCTCAAAAAATGCTTTCTGCTGAGCTTTGTTGTGATCCTGGTTTTTCTCTGGCTGCTGTTCCGCCGGGTTTCCGGCGTGGTCCTGCCTTCTATCGTTGTGCAGGGCGCCACCTTTTCCACCCTGGGGCTGTTGGGATGGTTCGGCGTGCCCATCAAGATGACCACCACGGTGCTGCCGGCCTTTCTCCTTTGTGTGGGCGTGGCCGACTCGGTCCATATCCTGGCCCTTTTTTACAAGGAGGTGGACCGGGGGGAGAGCAGGAAGGATGCCATCGGTCATGCCGTTGGCCATTCCGGCCTTGCCGTGGTATTGACCTCCCTGACCACGGCCGCGGCCCTGCTTTCGTTCTCTTTTGCCGAACTGACCGCCCTGGGCGACCTTGGCCTTTTTGCCGCCGCCGGTGTGCTCCTGGCGCTGTTCTATACGCTTTTCATGCTGCCGGCCCTGGTGGCGGTAGTGCCGGTTCGTCCGCGGTCAGCCGGGCGGCAGAAACAGGGCCGGTCCCTGGTCATGGACCGGGTCCTGTTGCGAACCGCCAATATCTCCATCCGCCACCCGCTCAAAATTATCGGCATCAGCCTGGTCCTGTTTGCCGTCTCCTTTTATTATATGTTTGACCTGCGTTACTCGGATTACGTGGTCGGTTTTTTCCCTGAGTCCATGGCCGTGCGAAAGGATATCGCCACCATCGACAAACAGTTGAACGGTTCCCTGCAACTGGAGGTGATCATCGATACCGGCAGGGAAAACGGCGTGTATGAGCCCCGTTTTCTCAACCGCATTGACAATGCCACCCATTACCTGTCTCAACATGAAACACCTGAAATTGTTGTTGGAAAGATATATTCCTTAAACGATCTTCTCAAGGAAATTCATCAGGCCCTGAATGAGAACAGGCCCGAGTTTTACGCGATTTCCCAGGACTACAACACCATTGCCCAGGAACTGCTGCTGTTTGAAAATGCCGGGTCAGATGACCTTGAACCCATCGTGGACAGCCTTTTTTCAAAGACGCGGGTAAGCATCAAGACCAACTGGGTGGACTCGGTGGTGCTCAATGATTTCATGCAGGAGACAAAGCACTATTTTACCACCCTGTTCGGCGACAGCGCCCGGATTACCATTACCGGCATGTCCGCCCTGATGGCCCGCACCATTTCCGCGGCTTTGAACAGCATGGTGAAAAGCTACGCCCTGGCCTTTGGGGTCATTGCCATCATGATGATGCTGCTGGTGTGGGATATCAAGACCGGGCTGTTCAGCATGATCCCCAACATTTTTCCCATTTTTCTCTCCCTGGGCATCATGGGGTTTTTTGATGTGCCCCTGGACATGACCTCCCTGATGATCGCCAGTATCGCCATGGGGCTGGTGGTGGATGACACGGTCCATTTTGTTTACAACTTTAGAAAATATTACCTGCGCACCGGGGATGCCCATGAAGCCGTGCGGGCCACGTTTATGGGCGTGGGCAGGGCACTGCTGATCACGTCGGTGGTGCTGGCATTCGGCTTTTTTGTGCTGATGGCCGCCACCCTCAACCATATCGTGCGGTTCGGGTTTTTCACCGGCCTGACCATCCTGTTCGCCCTGCTGGCCGACTTTCTGCTGGCCCCGGCCCTGATGATCGTGATCACCGGGTCACATAAAAGAAGTTCGTCGGCCGCAGCAATGGATTCCAGGTGA
- a CDS encoding sigma-54-dependent transcriptional regulator, translating into MKPVDEPKKNVLVVDDEENMRHMLAAMLTREGYQVETAANGAQALEMVAKQPFDFILCDIKMPRMDGLAFLAHRTEHFPDATVIMMSAYGTIDTAVEALKHGAYDYISKPFKSDEVLLALKKASERERLKRENIALRQQIATLGRGYTFGKIIAKSKAMQAVTDLITKVAAHDTTVLVTGESGTGKELVARSLHFNSPRAPNALIPVNCGGIPENLLESELFGHVKGAFTGADKNKTGLCEIAHKGTLFLDEIGELPASLQVKLLRLLQDREIRPVGASATRTIDIRIVAATARNLEADVAEGVFREDLFYRLNVLHIHLPPLRDRQEDIPLLIETFVQEFNKKLDKTITGLAPAALSRLLAHTWPGNVRELENLIERAVVLAEGDTITPDDLPPGFGTDSAGGPGDALAGFDGYSIKAAQKIFEKRLIEKALAKTGGNRTRTSKLLEISHPSLLAKMKEYGIEG; encoded by the coding sequence ATGAAACCGGTTGATGAGCCGAAAAAAAACGTGCTGGTCGTGGATGACGAAGAGAACATGCGCCACATGCTGGCCGCCATGCTCACGCGGGAGGGCTACCAGGTTGAGACCGCGGCAAACGGGGCACAGGCACTGGAGATGGTTGCAAAGCAGCCCTTTGACTTTATCCTGTGCGACATCAAGATGCCCCGCATGGACGGGCTTGCCTTTCTGGCCCATCGGACCGAGCACTTTCCCGATGCCACAGTCATCATGATGTCAGCCTACGGCACCATCGACACCGCGGTGGAGGCACTGAAGCACGGGGCCTACGACTATATATCCAAACCCTTCAAGTCCGACGAGGTGCTGCTGGCCTTGAAAAAAGCGTCGGAACGGGAACGGCTGAAACGGGAAAACATTGCCCTGCGACAACAGATCGCCACCCTTGGCCGGGGTTACACCTTTGGCAAGATCATTGCCAAAAGCAAGGCCATGCAGGCCGTTACCGACCTGATCACCAAGGTGGCGGCCCACGACACCACCGTGCTGGTCACCGGCGAATCCGGTACCGGAAAAGAGCTGGTGGCCCGCAGCCTTCATTTCAACAGCCCCAGGGCACCCAACGCGCTGATCCCGGTCAACTGCGGCGGCATACCGGAAAACCTGCTGGAAAGCGAACTGTTCGGCCATGTGAAAGGGGCCTTTACCGGGGCGGACAAAAACAAGACCGGCCTGTGCGAAATCGCCCACAAGGGCACCCTCTTTCTCGACGAAATCGGGGAGCTGCCCGCCTCTTTGCAGGTCAAGCTGCTGCGCCTGCTTCAGGACAGGGAGATCCGGCCGGTGGGGGCGTCAGCCACCCGGACCATTGACATCCGTATCGTGGCCGCCACAGCCAGAAACCTGGAGGCCGACGTGGCCGAAGGTGTCTTTCGCGAAGATTTGTTCTACCGGCTCAACGTGCTCCATATTCATCTGCCGCCCCTGCGCGACCGCCAGGAGGACATTCCCCTGCTGATAGAGACATTTGTCCAGGAGTTTAATAAAAAGCTGGATAAAACGATCACCGGCCTGGCGCCGGCGGCCCTCTCCCGCCTGTTGGCCCACACCTGGCCGGGCAATGTGCGGGAGCTTGAAAACCTCATCGAGCGGGCCGTGGTCCTGGCCGAGGGCGACACCATCACACCGGACGACCTGCCCCCTGGTTTCGGCACGGATTCTGCCGGCGGGCCGGGCGACGCCCTGGCCGGATTTGACGGTTATTCCATCAAGGCGGCCCAGAAAATCTTTGAAAAGCGGCTGATTGAAAAGGCCCTTGCCAAAACCGGCGGCAATCGCACCCGGACCTCAAAGCTGCTGGAGATCAGCCACCCCTCCCTGCTGGCCAAAATGAAAGAGTATGGCATTGAAGGGTAA
- a CDS encoding thiolase family protein, with translation MRDVVIVSGARTAIGDFAGSLSTLGPVDLGVVALNGALEKAKIDKSLVQEVVCGQCNQAGAPGNTARHIAMGAGLPATSFAFTVHQQCASSMRGTELVAQEIMLGKIDIGAVVGVESMSNAPYLLFGARRGYRLSDGETVQDSLMIGGLVDALLGYHMGVTAENIAEKYKISRQEQDEWALMSHQRAVAAIQKGWFAEEIVPVTIKTKKGDTIFDTDEHPRADTTLERLAALRPAFKKEGTVTAGNASGLNDAGAALVLMAATTAKEMGLAPLARVVASAPGSVSPEIMGMGVVPAVHNALNFAGMKLEQIDYFEFNEAFAAQVIGCNRELKVDPERLNGVGSGISLGHPVGATGARLVVTMINELRRRGKKFGCAALCASGGPAHALIVEIPD, from the coding sequence ATGAGAGACGTGGTAATTGTCAGCGGCGCGCGCACCGCCATTGGAGACTTTGCCGGTTCGCTTTCCACCCTCGGCCCGGTGGACCTGGGCGTGGTGGCCTTAAACGGCGCCCTTGAAAAGGCGAAAATAGACAAATCGCTTGTTCAGGAGGTGGTCTGCGGCCAGTGCAACCAGGCCGGAGCACCGGGCAACACGGCCCGCCACATCGCCATGGGCGCGGGCCTGCCCGCCACCTCCTTTGCCTTTACCGTTCACCAGCAGTGCGCCTCTTCCATGCGGGGTACCGAACTGGTGGCCCAGGAGATCATGCTGGGCAAGATCGACATCGGCGCGGTGGTTGGGGTGGAAAGCATGAGCAACGCCCCCTACCTGCTGTTCGGGGCCCGCAGGGGATACCGCCTGAGCGACGGGGAGACGGTCCAGGACAGCCTGATGATCGGCGGCCTGGTGGATGCCCTGCTGGGCTACCACATGGGGGTGACCGCCGAAAACATCGCTGAAAAATACAAAATCTCCCGCCAGGAGCAGGATGAATGGGCTTTGATGAGCCACCAGCGGGCCGTTGCCGCCATTCAAAAAGGATGGTTTGCCGAAGAGATCGTGCCGGTCACCATTAAAACAAAAAAAGGTGACACCATCTTTGACACCGATGAACACCCCCGGGCCGACACCACCCTGGAGCGGCTGGCGGCCCTGCGGCCCGCCTTTAAAAAAGAGGGCACCGTCACGGCGGGCAACGCCTCGGGCTTGAACGACGCCGGCGCCGCCCTGGTCCTGATGGCCGCCACCACCGCAAAGGAGATGGGCCTTGCCCCCCTTGCCCGGGTGGTGGCATCGGCCCCCGGCTCCGTCTCTCCGGAGATCATGGGCATGGGCGTGGTGCCGGCCGTTCACAATGCGTTAAATTTTGCCGGCATGAAACTTGAGCAGATCGACTATTTTGAGTTCAACGAGGCCTTTGCCGCCCAGGTCATCGGGTGCAACCGGGAGCTGAAGGTGGATCCGGAAAGGCTCAACGGCGTGGGCTCCGGCATCAGCCTGGGCCATCCCGTGGGCGCCACCGGGGCCCGCCTGGTTGTTACAATGATCAACGAACTCAGGCGGCGCGGGAAAAAATTCGGCTGCGCGGCCCTGTGCGCCAGTGGTGGCCCGGCCCACGCCCTTATCGTGGAGATACCGGACTGA
- a CDS encoding tetratricopeptide repeat protein, which produces MSGPLKREGRPRHDAMVRYLSVSLAVAFCAGCITTGYVREGLEQMRQSKPDQAIALFSKAIEDNPNRAKAYYHRGNAYGIKHDLDNAIDDFSTAIELDPLFLDAYIGRATAFNQKGEIQNALSDFATAIEISPKSLVAYLKRGIVLYEQGALDAAADDFTRVIEDQPLSASVAYYHRGMILKKKGQLLQALADLTRVIDIEPGLTKAYAARGDLYFELGEYDKAIDDAGRMLTVFPLEMRAFVLRGDAWKAKGDLARAIKDYERALSIDPEFAAALEKKGMALLETDDITGACQAFAQACQTEDCSETVKSLRQQHCP; this is translated from the coding sequence ATGAGCGGGCCATTAAAACGGGAAGGTCGACCGCGCCACGATGCCATGGTACGGTACTTGAGTGTTTCTCTGGCCGTGGCGTTTTGTGCCGGATGCATTACCACCGGTTACGTGAGAGAAGGGCTTGAGCAGATGCGTCAGTCCAAACCGGACCAGGCCATTGCCCTTTTTTCCAAGGCTATTGAGGACAATCCAAACCGGGCGAAAGCCTACTACCACAGGGGGAATGCGTACGGTATCAAACATGATCTGGACAACGCCATTGATGACTTTTCAACGGCAATTGAACTGGATCCTTTGTTCCTGGACGCCTACATTGGCCGGGCCACTGCTTTTAACCAGAAGGGGGAAATTCAGAACGCCCTGTCGGATTTTGCAACAGCCATTGAGATTTCGCCCAAGAGCCTTGTTGCGTATCTGAAAAGGGGAATCGTGCTGTATGAACAGGGTGCGCTTGATGCGGCCGCGGATGATTTTACAAGGGTTATTGAAGACCAGCCACTGAGCGCTTCTGTTGCTTATTATCACAGAGGCATGATTTTAAAAAAGAAGGGGCAGCTTTTGCAGGCGCTTGCCGACCTTACCCGTGTTATTGATATCGAACCGGGCCTGACCAAGGCCTATGCCGCGCGGGGAGACCTTTATTTTGAACTCGGAGAGTATGATAAGGCGATTGATGACGCCGGACGGATGCTTACTGTTTTTCCCCTGGAAATGCGGGCTTTTGTTCTCAGGGGAGATGCCTGGAAGGCAAAGGGAGACCTGGCGCGGGCCATAAAAGATTATGAGCGGGCACTTTCCATTGATCCTGAGTTTGCGGCGGCGCTTGAAAAAAAAGGCATGGCGCTGCTGGAAACCGATGATATTACGGGCGCCTGTCAGGCTTTTGCGCAGGCCTGCCAAACAGAGGATTGTTCGGAAACAGTAAAGTCCCTCCGTCAACAGCATTGTCCATAG
- a CDS encoding FmdB family zinc ribbon protein translates to MPIFEYQCEKCGHVFEELVMTKKKKRIACPRCHHAKVSKLISRTGAVGRNTAGTGCAAPSGSGFS, encoded by the coding sequence ATGCCGATATTTGAATACCAGTGTGAAAAATGCGGCCATGTATTCGAAGAGCTGGTCATGACCAAAAAAAAGAAACGGATCGCCTGCCCCCGTTGTCACCATGCCAAAGTCAGCAAGCTGATCAGCCGCACCGGCGCCGTTGGCAGAAACACCGCCGGTACCGGCTGCGCCGCGCCTTCAGGCTCCGGCTTTTCATGA